In a single window of the Lujinxingia litoralis genome:
- the msrA gene encoding peptide-methionine (S)-S-oxide reductase MsrA, whose product MLFSPRKPRMPHPDDALPGRDEPAFEIPETHAVLGTPLQPPFPNTTEAALFGMGCFWGVERKFWQLEGVYSTQVGYAAGFTPNPTYREVCSGETGHNEVVRVIFDPERLSYDDLLKVFWEGHDPTQGMRQGNDVGTQYRSGIYVYSDAQREAAQASLQAYATELANAGYGDPTTEILDAPEFYYAEDYHQQYLAKNPGGYCGVGGTGVSCPSGWRDSE is encoded by the coding sequence ATGTTATTCAGCCCCCGCAAGCCCCGCATGCCTCACCCCGACGACGCCCTGCCCGGCCGTGATGAGCCGGCCTTCGAGATCCCCGAGACCCACGCCGTACTCGGCACCCCGCTCCAGCCCCCCTTCCCCAACACCACCGAAGCGGCCCTCTTCGGTATGGGATGCTTCTGGGGCGTGGAACGCAAATTCTGGCAACTTGAGGGCGTCTACTCCACCCAGGTCGGCTACGCCGCAGGATTTACCCCCAATCCCACCTACCGCGAAGTCTGCAGCGGAGAGACCGGCCACAACGAAGTCGTCCGCGTAATCTTCGATCCGGAGCGCCTCAGCTACGACGACCTTCTCAAGGTCTTCTGGGAAGGCCATGACCCCACCCAGGGCATGCGCCAGGGCAACGACGTGGGCACCCAGTACCGCAGCGGCATCTACGTCTACTCCGACGCACAGCGCGAAGCCGCCCAGGCCTCGCTTCAGGCCTACGCCACAGAGCTCGCCAACGCCGGCTACGGCGATCCCACCACCGAGATCCTCGACGCCCCCGAGTTCTACTACGCCGAGGATTATCATCAGCAGTACCTTGCCAAAAACCCCGGCGGCTACTGCGGCGTGGGAGGCACCGGCGTGAGCTGCCCGAGTGGATGGCGCGACTCGGAATAG